Proteins from a genomic interval of Neodiprion lecontei isolate iyNeoLeco1 chromosome 2, iyNeoLeco1.1, whole genome shotgun sequence:
- the LOC107217711 gene encoding piezo-type mechanosensitive ion channel component isoform X1, with protein MGKYWLNVVLLRVVLPVILTLCAVWRPTGLSVIYLALMLYLPMVPIPSSKTMNGHTGRYLIIAMGLCFLTAVIQITFQFVLLALQPYGHFLKDCEFLETILRHFGLVRLDSATTWMVFYWLSPELVSLPSIVLLYVFCRRLTHERQQEDDDRFSTKESAPPSQKVIDFLGTMGTYMVLFSLCCVGTLQPSVEGGLYFLVFLGAGTLWACNTELRRGFAIVCKLVMVLALIHVVVILTYQTPWPQSQLPADSPWARYLGLVPVYTSNCTNSREVDVAADDWVSFTEPVRLIWLYYILALQSQFLIQKPEKRSTRFGGKLENLDTPLSRHVSARRRTPSQRWQSARRKARLMRFGSGRAGLLQDSTGSVIVQDGHHDDSIQMQSMSEGATEEQPGVFEQIIMAFYAIFQLIIQSSYLATNIVMMAWSITYHSWTTFVLLLWAIILWMVPNKRSWMMKCSPFIVIYATLLLITQFVFNLNLTKDELPDMIYDVELSQIGFTKTDELHSWHLLVKCVYTTMFWITMRQYMVERKQQRRSSALRDMVAPLHVSVSTATTAMQQEMPEIRSKFMKNVGSLIQRILTKFWIAVVAIMLFTSGITGERMTVFRIIYMSLFLVFVITFQISWFAWRRMMYGFWITVIAYSVIMLILVYTYQFHKFDDYWTYIKVDKDLQKDIGLETYETKDLFVRLLTPTFFVIITVVQMHYFHQDFLNVTDIEKMRPAVGPDISQNQIDEPQAETSAAADVEQIPRSMYTLKQLKRMSKMEKKALLQQALKRLHNFYNHGWLFLEIHMEKIIFSSMMLLCVSDVCAIHFLFVLTIVIAINLRQSIQIAAIKVMTATIAVLMVIKMLYQIEYISHNSYDRNCTNNGSGNDSPLPSNETIYNIAEWIGMRKELPNRLPILLKGYIGIITVTTFRGIILVRQMFYRQMRGLSLKTPMIMFPSITRKDADMGIIECLKFLFNYGFYKFGLEFCFIAIIALISTRLDFYSVLYAVWLGFLYCCRRPTLSKLWPIFQCFGILIIPIQYFIVVAPPPWLCIYYPWHESEFLRDLQEWMFFPDPDFPPNPKKLLCDFFLLLMITRQRLVFYIEASQKETGEEYSAGHNYSVYMDMEKPHFINPVGDFVSHAHTWLDVIKRGVLSSLLWISLSIMFLAGTNRTNLFSLGYLVGAFMFLWQGSDFYLRPIRTILKWWNVLIGYNITVIMLKTMLQGIGCVYMNEIEKSACWLVQLLGIACLKKFKSNVPGANGEDKCQVPREDIGMVWDALCFAFLIMQKRLFKSYYFFHIVDETKAMSILASRGAELLEELHQKRIEKQESMEKTILEKLKFKMDKIKASQKKIMGPVYKDPVSHRADLLYPGSRPLYRRRPPTTNREAVRSGDYYMFDDMDDDDVSELVADDEDKKEQGKQRKRDPPGRRMTISELVNTVLKTDIEIATHVALHGGTPQDALQIRRRSEPMTRKKSSMSYLSARSETDTAAPVDHRDDAGGIDSADQEAVEREMRADDLTRTSIPSDDEDENVEEKKKISLATYFKFVWAFINSAIVSMTKHLNIYSQDYRYIRKVLTEEKKNLKQKPDFRTGTRLGISQIWQPITKTQQASSTSTIGNNTDETSEEGSRPEGQPRSLEDRKESSLTVPHIRILAPSLERGLDMSSSSSSSIESQTVSHPDEGQAELSEKDQPPIIQLLASMWFVILAHSNLMCYFMVFLHQIKNASILSLPLPLMVFLWGTLTIPRPSKTFWVTLIAYTEIVVIIKCVFQFTVLPWNQGLPPSNKPFFTPRIIGIERKSNYALWDLLILLIVFFHRLMLKSLGQWNTSMPKPRKVIPSHLMADRTQTPTVGDRGQGEQSVVRTEDVLIEDNNQIRRESLRRSGDDRDLSLVAGDNDRTLIIRTEEIDPCDENLTTAIGMTAKKYLEPMKVYFENILNADGKEKTNVYAYMFFCDFFNFLLIIFGFSAFGTQQGDGGVTAYLSENRVPMPFLLMLLLQFALIVIDRALFLRKYILGKLIFQYCLVVGIHIWMFFILPSVTERQFNEKLPPQIWYMVKCFYLLLAAYQLRLGYPTRILGNFLCKKYSIVNYCLFKLFMIVPFLFELRAVMDWIWTDTSMTIMDWFKMEDIFASIYQLKCMRGVETDFPQPRGIKKQQMSKYLTGGIALFLMIGIIWFPLLLFALGGTVGVSNIPYEVSMKLRIGSYEPIYAMSAQNSSITTYSDAEFTELQHQYSSDRSATTFLENYIHSDVAAVRLGASSRRLWAISPPDLDRLKAELNSSLTVTVHVEWSVARKTDVKDASEIATTPHDIQLPAMIDGQPNRLRLALLRMLTLQNQTTDGSSVSSETITLSYAFPKFLKVTNRLTDVVPQLMNFPDIVLEDETNTDYLYRNVTLMLSGNFNCCAPQKWWIVNEDCTDIIYTKHLEKIPENDCKNIMMLLFNDKAFPKELSFISGVGILGLYTTAVILVSQMLRRNVSEMAPKIMFEDLPYVDRILRLCLDIYLVRESGELCLEEDLFAKLIFLYRSPETLIRWTRPPEPGEQADDNEDGNAEEGEDGAMRAA; from the exons ATGGGAAAGTATTGGCTGAACGTCGTCCTCCTTCGGGTCGTCCTTCCGGTCATCCTCACCCTTT gTGCGGTATGGAGGCCTACGGGACTATCTGTCATCTACTTGGCTCTGATGTTGTATTTGCCCATGGTGCCGATACCATCCAGCAAAACGATGAATGGACACACCGGTCGTTACTTAATCATCGCAATGGGTCTGTGTTTCCTAACAGCCGTCATACAAATCACGTTTCAATTTGTGCTGTTGGCCCTACAACCCTATGGGCACTTCCTGAAAGATT GCGAATTCTTAGAGACAATCTTAAGACACTTCGGTCTTGTAAGACTTGACAGTGCTACAACATGGATGGTTTTTTACTGGCTCAGTCCAGAGCTCGTCTCCTTACCCTCCATTGTCCTCCTCTATGTATTTTGTCGGAGGTTGACTCATGAGAGACAACAAGAAGATGACGATCGGTTCAGCACCAAAGAATCGGCACCTCCGTCACAGAAG GTGATTGATTTCTTGGGTACTATGGGTACCTATATggttcttttttcattgtgcTGTGTTGGCACTCTACAGCCATCCGTGGAAGGAggactatattttcttgtctTCCTTGGAGCTGGAACGTTGTGGGCTTGCAACACGGAGTTGAGGCGAGGCTTTGCAATAGTCTGCAAGCTTGTAATGGTACTTGCTCTTATACATGTGGTCGTAATACTGACGTATCAAACTCCGTGGCCTCAGTCACAGCTACCAGCAGATAGTCCTTGGGCCCGTTATCTTGGTCTTGTACCTGTCTATACAAGCAATTGCACCAATTCAAGAGAAGTTGATGTCGCAGCTGATGACTGGGTAAGCTTCACCGAACCAGTGAGGCTCATATGGCTGTACTACATTCTTGCACTACAGTCGCAATTCCTCATTCAAAAACCT GAAAAAAGATCGACACGATTTGGTGGAAAATTGGAGAACTTAGACACACCTTTGTCACGCCATGTGTCGGCGAGACGCAGAACACCCTCGCAAAGATGGCAATCAGCACGACGGAAGGCTCGT CTGATGCGGTTTGGTTCTGGACGGGCTGGACTTCTTCAAGATTCAACGGGTAGCGTCATTGTTCAAGACGGGCATCACGATGACAGTATTCAAATGCAGTCGATGAGTGAAG GGGCCACAGAAGAGCAGCCTGGAGTGtttgaacaaattattatGGCATTCTATGCAATATTTCAACTTATCATTCAGTCATCGTATTTGGCTACAAATATCGTCATGATG GCATGGAGTATAACATATCACAGTTGGACAACATTTGTTCTGCTATTGTGGGCAATAATATTATGGATGGTGCCAAACAAGCGATCATGGATGATGAAGTGCTCTCCTTTCATCGTCATATATGCAACTTTGCTACTAATCACGCAATTCGTATTTAATTTGAACCTAACTAAGGATGAGCTACCAGATATGATTTATGATGTTGAACTCTCGCAGATTGGATTTACTAAAACTGATGAATTGCATAGTTGGCATCTCCTTGTAAAg TGCGTTTATACGACTATGTTTTGGATAACAATGAGACAATACATGGTGGAACGAAAGCAACAACGTCGATCGTCTGCGTTACGAGACATGGTAGCTCCTCTTCATGTATCTGTCTCGAcagcaacaacagcgatgCAACAAGAGATGCCAGAGATAAGAagtaaatttatgaaaaatgttgGATCATTAATTCAACGGATACTCACGAAATTTTGGATTGCTGTTGTCGCTATCATGTTATTCACCAGTGGTATAACCGGTGAACGCATGACTGTGTTTAGAATCATCTACATGTCGTTATTCCTCGTCTTCGTCATCACTTTCcag ATATCATGGTTTGCTTGGAGACGAATGATGTATGGATTTTGGATCACTGTTATTGCATACTCCGTCATTATGCTCATTCTTGTCTATACCTACCAGTTTCACAAATTTGATGATTATTGGACATATATAAAGGTTGACAAAGACTT ACAGAAGGACATAGGCTTAGAAACATATGAGACAAAGGACCTTTTTGTACGTCTACTAACCCCTACGTTTTTTGTCATAATCACCGTCGTGCAGATGCACTATTTTCACCAAGACTTTTTGAACGTAacggatattgaaaaaatgag GCCTGCGGTAGGGCCAGACATCAGCCAAAATCAGATAGATGAACCTCAAGCAGAGACCTCAGCTGCTGCTGATGTAGAACAGATACCAAGATCAATGTACACACTAAAGCAGCTGAAAC GAATGTCAAAGATGGAGAAAAAGGCACTTCTTCAACAAGCTCTGAAGCGCTTGCACAATTTCTACAACCACGGCTGGTTATTCTTGGAAATTCACatggagaaaattatattttcttcaatgATGCTGCTCTGTGTCAGTGAT GTATGTGCAATTCACTTCCTGTTTGTCCTCACAATAGTCATAGCGATAAATCTTCGACAGAGCATACAAATAGCTGCAATCAAGGTAATGACTGCGACTATAGCAGTTCTGATGGTCATTAAAATGCTCTATCAAATAGAATACATCAGCCATAACAGCTATGATAGGAATTGTACA AACAATGGATCTGGTAATGACTCGCCACTTCCTTCGAATGAAACAATCTATAATATTGCAGAATGGATAGGAATGAGGAAAGAGCTACCAAACAGGCTGCCTATACTCTTGAAGGGATACATTGGCATAATAACTGTAACTACGTTTCGAGGAATCATTTTAGTGCGACAAATGTTCTATAGGCAGATGAGAGGCCTCTCTTTGAAAACTCCAATGATCATGTTCCCAAGTATCACAAGGAAAGACGCAGATATGGGAATTATTGAGTGCCTGAAGTTTTTGTTCAACTACGGTTTTTATAAATTTGGCCTTGAATTCTGTTTTATAGCAATAATTGCTCTTATCAGCACCAGACTTGACTTTTATTCCGTACTCTACGCAGTTTGGCTAGGGTTTTTGTACTGCTGCCGCAGACCCACGTTGTCAAAATTATGGCcgatttttcagtgctttggTATTCTGATCATACCCATACAATATTTCATTGTGGTTGCTCCACCACCTTGGCTCTGCATTT ATTATCCGTGGCATGAATCAGAGTTTCTTCGTGATTTACAGGAGTGGATGTTCTTTCCAGACCCAGACTTTCCACCTAATCCGAAAAAACTTCTTT GTGactttttcctccttctcaTGATCACTCGTCAACGACTGGTCTTTTATATCGAGGCGTCGCAAAAAGAAACTGGTGAAGAATATTCTGCTGGTCATAATTACAGCGTGTATATGGATATGGAGAAGCCACATTTTATTAATCCTGTAGGGGATTTTGTGTCACACGCTCATACATGGCTAGACGTCATTAAGCGAGGAGTACTCTCCAGCTTGCTCTGGATATCACTGTCCATCATGTTCTTAGCTGGTACCAACAGAACCAATCTCTTCTCGTTAGGATACCTGGTTGGAGCATTTATGTTCCTTTGGCAAGGTAGTGATTTCTATCTTCGTCCGATAAGAACTATCCTGAAATGGTGGAACGTTTTGATTGGTTATAACATCACAGTCATCATGCTAAAGACAATGTTACAAGGGATTGGATGTGTATACATGAACGAG ATCGAGAAATCTGCCTGTTGGCTTGTTCAACTTCTGGGTATTGCATGCCTGAAGAAATTTAAGAGTAACGTACCTGGAGCTAATGGAGAGGACAAATGTCAAGTACCAAGGGAGGATATTGGAATGGTTTGGGATGCATTGTGCTTTGCATTTCTGATAATGCAAAAGCGCCTGTTTAAGAGCTATTACTTCTTCCATATCGTAGATGAGACCAAAGCAATGAGTATCTTAGCTTCTCGAGGTGCCGAACTCCTTGAAGAGTTGCACCAGAAGAGAATAGAAAAACAAGAGTCAATGGAAAAAACAATATTAGAAAAACTTAAATTCAAAATGGACAAGATCAAAGCGagtcaaaagaaaataatgggCCCCGTTTACAAAGATCCAGTTTCGCATCGCGCTG ATTTACTCTATCCAGGATCGCGACCATTGTACAGACGTCGTCCTCCAACGACTAACAGAGAGG CCGTTAGGTCCGGTGACTACTACATGTTTGACGATATGGATGATGACGACGTCAGTGAATTAGTTGCCGATGACGAAGATAAGAAGGAGCAAGGAAAACAACGAAAGCGAGACCCACCTGGTCGCAGAATGACCATTTCAGAG TTGGTGAACACTGTTTTAAAGACAGATATAGAGATAGCAACGCACGTCGCCTTGCACGGGGGAACACCTCAAGATGCTCTGCAAATTCGACGACGCAGTGAACCGATGACTCGCAAGAAATCATCAATGTCCTATCTCAGTGCTCGCTCTGAAACAGATACTGCCGCACCTGTTGAC cATCGGGATGATGCTGGAGGTATAGATTCGGCAGACCAGGAGGCAGTAGAGAGGGAAATGAGGGCGGATGATCTTACAAGGACTTCTATTCCCTCAGATGACGAAGATGAGaatgtagaagagaagaagaaaatttcgctTGCCACATACTTCAAGTTTGTCTGGGCGTTTATCAACAGTGCCATTGTGTCCATGACAAAACACTTGAATATTTACTCACAGGACTATCGATACATACGAAAGGTtttgactgaagaaaaaaagaacttaAAG CAAAAACCTGACTTCAGAACCGGTACACGTTTGGGAATCAGTCAAATATGGCAACCAATAACTAAAACCCAACAAGC ATCTTCGACATCGACGATCGGCAACAACACTGATGAAACATCTGAAGAGGGCAGCCGACCTGAGGGTCAACCTCGTAGCCTCGAAGATAG GAAAGAGAGCTCGCTGACGGTGCCGCACATTCGTATCCTGGCGCCTAGTTTGGAGCGAGGATTGGATAtgtcttcctcctcctccag TTCCATCGAATCCCAAACTGTATCGCATCCAGATGAAGGTCAGGCAGAATTATCTGAAAAGGATCAACCACCGATAATCCAACTATTGGCTTCAATGTGGTTTGTGATATTAGCTCACTCTAACCTGATGTGCTACTTCATGGTCTTCCTTCATCAGATTAAGAATGCTTCCATTCTATCTTTACCACTGCCATTAATGGTATTTCTCTGGGGAACCCTTACAATACCAAGGCCCTCAAAAACCTTCTGGGTCACTCTGATTGCCTACACTGAG ATTGTCGTGATCATAAAATGTGTATTTCAATTCACGGTTCTCCCATGGAACCAGGGTTTACCCCCCTCCAATAAGCCCTTCTTTACTCCAAGAATAATAGGCATCGAGCGAAAATCAAACTATGCACTATGGGACTTGCTGATACTGCTCATCGTCTTCTTTCACAG ACTGATGCTGAAATCTTTGGGCCAATGGAACACTTCAATGCCAAAGCCACGAAAAGTGATTCCCTCTCATCTGATGGCAGACAGGACTCAGACGCCAACTGTGGGTGATAGAGGACAAGGAGAACAATCTGTCGTCCGAACAGAGGATGTTTTAATCGAAGA CAATAATCAGATACGTAGAGAAAGTTTGAGAAGATCAGGAGATGACAGAGATCTTTCCTTGGTAGCTGGGGATAATGATAGAACTCTCATTATCCGTACAGAAGAAATTGATCCatgtgatgaaaatttaaccACTGCAATTGGCATGAC TGCCAAGAAGTACTTGGAACCAATGAAGGTATATTTCGAGAACATACTGAACGCTGATGGGAAAGAGAAGACCaatgtatatgcatacatgtTCTTCTGTGATTTCTTCAACTTTCTCTTGATTATCTTTGGATTTTCAGCATTCGGA acTCAACAAGGAGATGGTGGAGTAACAGCATATCTATCTGAAAACAGAGTGCCGATGCCATTCCTGCTAATGCTGCTACTACAATTTGCACTTATTGTAATTGACCGAGCGCTCTTTTTACGGAAATACATTcttggaaaattgattttccaGTACTGTCTAGTTGTAGGCATTCACATATGGATGTTCTTCATATTGCCAAGTGTCACTGAGAG GCAATTCAACGAAAAGCTACCACCACAAATTTGGTATATGGTGAAATGTTTCTACCTGCTACTAGCAGCATATCAACTGCGTCTTGGCTATCCTACTCGCATACTTGGAAACTTTTTATGTAAAAAGTACAGCATCGTCAATTATTGTCTCTTCAAACT ATTTATGATAGTTCCATTTCTTTTTGAATTACGAGCTGTCATGGACTGGATCTGGACTGATACATCAATGACCATCATGGATTGGTTTAAGATGGAAGATATTTTTGCTAGCATTTACCAACTTAAG TGTATGAGGGGTGTGGAAACGGATTTTCCACAACCACGAGGTATCAAGAAGCAGCAAATGAGCAAATATTTGACTGGTGGGATAGCCCTCTTCCTCATGATTGGAATAATTTGGTTCCCACTACTTCTGTTTGCTCTTGGAGGCACTGTTGGAGTGTCGAACATACCCTATGAGGTATCAATGAAACTGCGCATCGGCTCCTACGAACCAATCTATGCCATGTCTGCCCAGAATAGTTCCATAACTACATATAGTGATGCAGAATTCACTGAGCTCCAGCATCAGTATTCGAGTGATCGCAGTGCGACAACATTCCTTGAAAACTATATTCACTCAGACGTGGCAGCAGTCAGGTTGGGTGCGTCATCAAGGCGGCTATGGGCAATTTCACCTCCTGATTTGGACAG GCTCAAAGCAGAACTTAACTCATCGCTTACAGTCACGGTGCACGTTGAGTGGTCTGTGGCCAGGAAAACAGATGTAAAAGATGCTAGCGAAATAGCGACCACACCACACGATATACAGCTACCTGCCATGATTGACGGGCAGCCAAATCGCCTGCGGTTGGCTTTGTTGAGGATGCTCACATTGCAAAACCAAACTACAGATGGAAGCAGCGTTTCCTCAGAGACCATCACGTTGTCTTACGCTTTTCCAAAGTTCCTTAAAGTCACCAATAGACTGACGGATGTTGTGCCACAGCTTATGAATTTTCCAGATATAG TTCTAGAAGATGAAACCAACACCGATTACTTGTATCGAAATGTAACGTTAATGCTGTCGGGAAACTTCAATTGCTGCGCTCCTCAAAAATGGTGGATAGTTAACGAGGACTGCACtgatattatatacacgaAACACCTCGAAAAGATTCCAGAAAACGATTGTAAAAATATCATGATGCTACTCTTCAATGACAAAGCATTCCCAAAGGAGCTCAGTTTCATCTCTGGAGTTGG AATCCTTGGCCTGTACACAACAGCCGTCATTCTCGTCAGTCAGATGCTCAGAAGAAACGTAAGCGAAATGGCACctaaaataatgtttgaagACCTTCCGTATGTTGATCGCATACTGCGTCTCTGTCTGGATATTTACTTGGTGCGAGAAAGTGGGGAACTATGCCTAGAGGAGGATCTATTTGCAAAGTTAATATTCCTCTACAGATCGCCGGAGACATTAATCAG ATGGACACGTCCTCCAGAGCCTGGCGAGCAAGCTGATGACAATGAGGACGGAAATGCAGAGGAAGGTGAAGACGGCGCTATGCGAGCTGCTTAA